One segment of Rhodothermus bifroesti DNA contains the following:
- a CDS encoding TolC family protein — MSAIPTRRQIWLSLWGLLLPLAAMAQPVQRITFDEALRLALKRNPLVLQAVHQRTRSEIGLASARSNFLPDLNFSVSGSRDYGRNFVFDEGRVVDQTTHYLSSSFSASINLFNGFRDIHTVTQAHAQVAASERNEARQRETVLFNVASTFLSLIEAQEQVRIQEENLAAQRALLAQIEAFVQVGSRPVADLYQQQAQVAAAELELINARRNQQLQTANLIQLLQLDPFGTYEFVLPELDTLALSAPSYEVQTLLQAAFERRADLQALEAQLRAADYGVRIAQSTYWPTIALRLSYGSSYTDLAPLSFDEQFFNRNRRGSIGLSLTFPIFDRFTTRHNIQQARVELENVRLQLQQLRQEIATQVRQAFLDYEAAWQQYQTAQLQLQAARLALEAYQERYNVGSATWVELSQARATFVRAESDLVRARYTLLFRQKLIDYYAGTLDLENVAR; from the coding sequence ATGAGCGCAATCCCAACGCGACGGCAGATATGGCTTTCCCTGTGGGGTCTGCTGTTGCCTCTCGCTGCGATGGCTCAGCCCGTGCAACGCATCACATTCGACGAAGCGCTTCGACTGGCCTTGAAGCGCAATCCCTTGGTGCTGCAAGCAGTTCACCAGCGGACACGCAGCGAAATCGGACTGGCCAGTGCCCGCAGCAACTTTCTGCCCGATCTCAATTTCTCGGTAAGCGGTTCTCGAGACTACGGCCGCAACTTCGTTTTCGATGAGGGACGCGTCGTAGATCAAACCACGCACTACCTAAGCTCCAGCTTTTCAGCCAGCATCAACCTGTTTAACGGGTTTCGCGATATCCATACCGTCACCCAAGCCCACGCCCAAGTGGCTGCCAGTGAACGCAACGAGGCGCGCCAGCGCGAAACCGTGCTGTTTAACGTGGCCTCCACGTTCTTGTCGCTTATCGAGGCCCAGGAGCAGGTTCGCATCCAGGAAGAAAACCTCGCTGCACAACGGGCCTTGCTGGCGCAAATTGAAGCCTTTGTGCAAGTAGGAAGCCGACCCGTAGCCGATCTCTACCAGCAACAGGCTCAGGTTGCCGCGGCTGAACTAGAGCTCATCAATGCCCGTCGAAATCAGCAGCTTCAAACAGCCAACCTCATTCAACTCTTACAGCTTGATCCGTTTGGAACCTACGAATTTGTCCTTCCTGAGCTAGACACGCTGGCCCTAAGCGCGCCTTCCTACGAGGTGCAGACGCTGCTTCAAGCTGCCTTCGAGCGTCGGGCAGACCTCCAAGCCCTAGAAGCACAACTCCGGGCAGCGGACTATGGTGTTCGGATTGCCCAGTCTACCTACTGGCCCACCATTGCCCTGAGGCTAAGCTACGGTTCAAGCTATACCGACCTGGCACCGTTAAGCTTTGACGAGCAGTTCTTCAACCGTAACCGGCGTGGGTCGATCGGCCTAAGCCTGACGTTTCCCATTTTCGACCGGTTTACCACGCGCCACAACATCCAACAAGCCCGCGTAGAACTGGAAAACGTGCGCTTGCAGCTCCAACAGCTGCGGCAAGAAATTGCCACCCAAGTGCGGCAAGCTTTTTTAGACTACGAGGCAGCCTGGCAACAATACCAAACGGCCCAACTTCAGCTACAAGCTGCACGCCTGGCGCTTGAAGCCTATCAGGAGCGTTACAATGTAGGCTCAGCGACATGGGTTGAGCTCTCCCAAGCCCGCGCAACGTTCGTCCGTGCCGAATCGGACCTGGTGCGCGCCCGCTACACGCTGCTATTCCGACAAAAGTTGATCGACTACTACGCAGGCACCTTGGACCTAGAAAACGTAGCCCGATAA
- a CDS encoding class I SAM-dependent methyltransferase, whose protein sequence is MARTAAFDQLADRYDAWFERHPAAYASELAAIRAVWPGGDLTLEIGVGTGRFAAPLGIRYGVDPSPAMRAKAQQRGITVLEGVAEALPFPDETFDAALMVTTLCFTEDPEQALREAYRVLQPGGYLVVGFIDRTSALGQRYVALQHTHPFYRDARLLAADEVKHLLQTVGFTNLNWRQTLFSNPEVLQQADPVREGYGEGGFVVVCARRPLDLKHRRAR, encoded by the coding sequence ATGGCCCGAACCGCTGCTTTCGACCAACTGGCCGATCGGTACGACGCCTGGTTTGAACGCCATCCAGCGGCTTATGCCTCAGAGCTGGCCGCCATCCGTGCCGTATGGCCTGGGGGTGACCTAACCCTAGAGATCGGCGTGGGCACAGGGCGCTTTGCTGCTCCGCTTGGTATTCGCTATGGCGTGGACCCGTCCCCTGCAATGCGGGCAAAAGCCCAGCAGCGCGGCATAACGGTCCTCGAAGGCGTAGCCGAAGCATTGCCTTTTCCTGACGAAACGTTTGACGCGGCATTGATGGTCACCACGCTTTGCTTTACAGAAGACCCTGAACAAGCTTTGCGAGAGGCCTATCGGGTGCTGCAGCCAGGGGGCTACTTGGTGGTGGGCTTTATTGACCGCACCAGTGCCTTGGGGCAGCGATACGTCGCCCTTCAACATACGCATCCGTTCTATCGAGACGCCCGCTTGCTCGCAGCCGATGAAGTGAAACACTTGCTGCAGACCGTTGGCTTTACCAACCTGAACTGGCGACAGACGCTCTTTTCAAATCCAGAGGTGCTCCAGCAAGCTGACCCCGTGCGTGAAGGTTACGGCGAAGGAGGATTTGTCGTGGTGTGTGCCCGTCGCCCTCTGGATCTCAAGCATAGGCGCGCGCGTTAG
- a CDS encoding efflux RND transporter periplasmic adaptor subunit: MALTRATRRLLIVMLALIGLLLGISAVGSALGLFSRNTGLEVEVDKATRRSITQVVTASGSVQPEVEVTISPDVSGEIVELPVKEGDRVVRGQLLARIRPDFYEAQVQQAEAGVAQARAVMKQREADLIRSEAEYKRQQMLFERNAISASDFDAARSQYEVAKSALEAARHAVASAEAQLREAREQLAKTVIYAPMSGIISKLNVELGERVVGTSQMAGTEMMRIARLEQMEIEVDVNENDVVNISIGDTAAVHIDAYPERTFRGLVTQIANSARIANQGTQEQVTNFPVKVRILGSVALPTATAASGPVVSEEVPTTTELLPPLRPGMSGTVDIYTKTVFDVVAVPIQAVTVRDFNRVRPEGQTAPADTAQNPSVLKEDLRKVVFLVENGKAKMVEVQTGIADDTHIEITAGLAGGETVIIGPYRAVSQTLRPGMPVRIRPPERTPRLMATVQ; encoded by the coding sequence ATGGCGCTTACGCGAGCAACCCGACGTTTACTCATCGTAATGCTGGCCTTAATCGGTCTGCTGCTGGGTATTAGCGCGGTAGGATCTGCGCTAGGTCTTTTTTCCCGCAATACAGGACTCGAAGTCGAGGTCGATAAGGCTACGCGGCGCAGCATCACGCAGGTTGTCACCGCTTCAGGAAGCGTGCAGCCCGAAGTGGAAGTGACCATTAGCCCGGACGTGTCCGGAGAAATTGTCGAACTTCCGGTAAAGGAAGGGGACCGCGTTGTACGCGGCCAGTTGCTAGCCCGCATCCGTCCAGACTTCTATGAGGCGCAGGTGCAACAGGCTGAAGCCGGCGTAGCCCAGGCCCGAGCTGTCATGAAACAACGGGAAGCCGACCTGATCCGATCCGAAGCGGAATACAAACGCCAACAGATGCTCTTTGAGCGCAACGCCATTTCGGCAAGCGACTTTGATGCTGCGCGCAGCCAATACGAAGTCGCTAAGTCGGCTTTAGAGGCCGCGCGCCACGCTGTAGCAAGTGCCGAAGCTCAACTCCGCGAAGCCCGGGAGCAGCTGGCCAAAACCGTGATCTATGCTCCTATGAGCGGCATTATCAGTAAGTTAAATGTTGAACTGGGTGAACGCGTGGTCGGCACCAGCCAGATGGCCGGAACCGAGATGATGCGCATTGCCCGTCTAGAGCAAATGGAAATCGAGGTCGATGTAAACGAAAACGACGTGGTGAACATCTCGATCGGAGACACGGCGGCCGTGCATATCGACGCTTATCCTGAGCGCACCTTCCGAGGCCTGGTGACCCAAATCGCTAACTCGGCCCGCATTGCCAATCAGGGTACACAGGAGCAGGTAACCAACTTTCCCGTCAAGGTTCGCATTCTGGGCAGTGTGGCCCTGCCGACAGCCACTGCTGCTTCCGGACCGGTGGTCAGCGAAGAAGTGCCAACAACGACCGAATTGCTGCCACCGTTGCGGCCAGGCATGAGCGGCACAGTGGACATCTATACCAAAACGGTTTTCGACGTAGTTGCTGTTCCCATCCAAGCGGTCACCGTGCGCGACTTTAACCGCGTGCGTCCTGAAGGGCAAACTGCTCCTGCCGATACCGCACAAAATCCCTCGGTGCTTAAGGAAGACCTGCGGAAAGTGGTTTTTCTGGTCGAAAACGGCAAGGCCAAAATGGTCGAGGTGCAAACCGGGATTGCCGATGATACGCACATCGAAATCACGGCCGGGCTTGCAGGTGGCGAAACGGTCATTATCGGTCCGTACCGGGCCGTCAGCCAAACGCTGCGGCCAGGCATGCCTGTGCGTATTCGACCACCCGAACGCACGCCACGCCTCATGGCTACCGTACAATAA